DNA from Chryseobacterium wanjuense:
ACAGCTTCTTGTACAGATATTTCCTAAAATCATGAAAGTTGCTGTTCCCTCTCCCCAACATTCGCCCATATTCGGGCAGCTTCCGCTTTGGCAAATTGTATTTAATTTATATTTATCAACCAAAGATCTTAATTCTCTGTAATTCTTTCCGGTAGGAAGTTTTACACGAATCCATTTTGGTTTTTGAACGGTAGTATCTTGAACTAGATTTTCCATTTATTTCTCAAATTGAGGTTCAAAGTTAGTGATTTTTTTATCGAAACAATCAAAGACAGACATTGATGAAACATATAATTTTGTAATTTTAAACCACAATAATTTCTCATGAAGACGATATTCTGCTTTCTATCTATTATTTTCAGTACATTTTGTTTTGCACAAAAAGAATTTCAGCCGGCAGGTTCAACAATAATAGAATCTGTTGACGGTGATTTGGATGGCGATAAAATTCCTGAAAAAGTTATCATTTATAATACAAAAGATACGACCGATTTTGGAAACATCCGCGAAATTCAGATTCTGAAAAATTTTAATGGAAAATGGAAAATTTTAGAAAAATCCAGAAACACTATCCTTGAAAGCAACAGCGGCGGAATGATGGGCGATCCTTATGGTGATACGAAAATCGAAAAAGGAATTTTAATCATTTCACAATACGGCGGAAGCAGCTGGAAATGGGGATATACGGATAAATATAGGTTTCAGAACGGGCATTTTGAATTAATTGGTTATGATTCCACTTACGGAAAGCCAGAAGAATATTTTTCAAGTGTAGAATTTAATCTTTCAACAGGACAGCTTAATTTTGAAAAAGAAGTGGAAAATACCGCTGAATACGGGAAATCTAAAAAGGAAACTTACATTAAAAAAGGGCTGAAAATTGATCTTCAAAACAGAAATCAGAAGGAGCAAAGAAAAATTACGCTTCCGAAGACGAAGGAGGATGTTTATTTGTGACTTGAACAATTTGTTTTAAAATATATTGTTGAGATTCTTACGAAAAGACAAAATTTCGTTTATAAAATCTACATTTGGATGACATTCTTATGAAAGAAGAATGTAAACTAATAAGCTATTGAAACTCTGTTGACATCCTTTCAGGATGACAAACAGTGCATTTAAAATTGTTTGTAAAAGAAAAAATTAATTGTCCTCAAACTCATTATTTTTCAACAATTCAGCTAAGACTTTTTTGGCTCGCATTACCCGAACTTTGGTATTGGCAACGGAAATTCCGAGTTCTTCGGCGATTTCTTTGATGCTCTTTTCCTCAAAAAATCTTAATTTGATAATATCCTGATAATTAGCGTCTAAAGATTCGATGGTTTTGATGATTTTCTTTTGTTCTTCCGCGGAAATCATTAATTCTTCCGGAGATTTTGCAAACTGATTTTTTACTTCATCCAAGTTTTCTGTAGGATCCTGATTTTCACGGCTTTTTCTTCTCCAAAAATCGATAATGGTATTTTGGGCAATCGTTAAAACCCAGGTTTTAAATTGGAAATGAGGATCATACATATCCAGTTTCGACAAGACTTTTGAAAAAACATTCACTGTAATTTCATCTGCATCATTTTCATCCTTCACTTTTTTCATGACAAAAGAAAAAACATCAACCCAAAAGATGTTGATGAGCTTGGTCTGAGCTTTCTGGTCTTTTTCCTTTGCTTTGCCGATGAGCAGGAATAGTTGTTCGTCGTTCATGTATAACAAATATAGTTGATTTTGGGCGAAAAGACAAGATGTGGGTTTATTTTAACGCAAAGAGTACAAAGGTTTTTGTTACAATTGTTGTGCCTATTTTTCGTTCGCAAAGGCGGTTCACTCAGCAAAGAAATAGCAGTTCGTTTGTCATCCTGAAACCATTAGTCAAAGGATCTAAACTTCATTAAAATTTGGTAATTATACCGTCATCAATATAGACTAAGCTCAATCGGATTATAATTTTTTTCTGCTTTTATAGCATTTTGTTTCATATATTCACGATCTTCTGCATTTTCTATAAACTGCTCATTTAATCTTAATTTTCCAGCAAGTCTATTTTTAAAAATTTCTGCCACTTTTTCTTTTGTTAAATTTTTCACATTGGTTGCATTGTTAGCAGATTTGCAAGTATACTTTCTTTTTCTAAAGGCGTAAAGTGTGTAATGATAATCATCTTTAGTATCATACACTTCAGCAATTAAACCCGGCAAACCGTTGAATTTATATGGTCCAAATTGAAATGGAATCTCAGAAGCAAACCAAGCTATCCAAGTTCTTCCATATTTAGTGGCTTCTGCTCTTTGGCATTTATATCCTGCTATCGTTTTAAATTCATTTTTAATTTTCCAATTAATATTATTTGGTTCTTCATAACCAAAATAAGCATAATTAATTTCATCGGTTACATACAATTTTGCTGATGTAGTCCCAATATAACCACGAAAATCTGTGTTATATTTCATAGCTTCCTCAAGTGTATTAAGTTTTTTTTCAACCAAGAGAGAATCTGATATGTATCTATGTAAATCTTTAAAAAAAGAAGATTTTTCATTAATAAGTAGCGCGAAAGTTGTTTCTTTTTTATAGTTATTGGCATTAGAAAGTTTATAATTGAGCTTATAATCTGCTTCATACACCACATCAAATTTTTTCTGAGAAAAAATGATTGCTACGATTAATAAGTGAAATAAAATAATGATTTTTTTCATTTTAATATTTTATTGGTAAAATAAAAAAGACCGCCAATACTTGACGGTCAACATTTTTTAATGGTAGTAGATGTGAATAACAACCGCACCTGCATTAGGGCAATTTTCGCCATTAACATCAGCTAGAAAATTAGAAAGCTGATCCAAAGACATATTATCCGCAATTGTTTGACTTACCTGAACAACTTTTCCACAAGAAGTTCTGAATGGGAATGCACTAACAATACCAGCAACTAATAAAGCGCCGAGTAATAAACTTTTTTTCATAATTGTTTTTTTAATTTGTTTCTATTGCAAATATATACAATTAGGGATTGAATACTTCAATCAAAAGTGAATAAAATTCATTCAATTTTGAACAAATTTCAAAAGCATCAAACTTTTTAAATGAGATAAAAAACTATATTTGTAATAAAAAAATAATGAACCTTTCAGATAAATTATTTACGACCCGCACCGCAAAAAAACTTTCTAAGCAGGAAGTTGCCGATCTATTGGGAATGGATGTTACCACGTATGGAAGAGTGGAAGCCGGAAAAAGAAATCTTGAAATCGATAAGCTGAAACTTTTACCCGAAACTTTAGGCATTAAAGCGGAAGAAATATTAGACTTACTGGAAATTGATAAGGGAA
Protein-coding regions in this window:
- a CDS encoding RNA polymerase sigma factor; this encodes MNDEQLFLLIGKAKEKDQKAQTKLINIFWVDVFSFVMKKVKDENDADEITVNVFSKVLSKLDMYDPHFQFKTWVLTIAQNTIIDFWRRKSRENQDPTENLDEVKNQFAKSPEELMISAEEQKKIIKTIESLDANYQDIIKLRFFEEKSIKEIAEELGISVANTKVRVMRAKKVLAELLKNNEFEDN
- a CDS encoding GLPGLI family protein translates to MKKIIILFHLLIVAIIFSQKKFDVVYEADYKLNYKLSNANNYKKETTFALLINEKSSFFKDLHRYISDSLLVEKKLNTLEEAMKYNTDFRGYIGTTSAKLYVTDEINYAYFGYEEPNNINWKIKNEFKTIAGYKCQRAEATKYGRTWIAWFASEIPFQFGPYKFNGLPGLIAEVYDTKDDYHYTLYAFRKRKYTCKSANNATNVKNLTKEKVAEIFKNRLAGKLRLNEQFIENAEDREYMKQNAIKAEKNYNPIELSLY
- a CDS encoding helix-turn-helix domain-containing protein, whose protein sequence is MNLSDKLFTTRTAKKLSKQEVADLLGMDVTTYGRVEAGKRNLEIDKLKLLPETLGIKAEEILDLLEIDKGTTFNITNSENATSNGIGNIENFYNENKDALAEIKKLYTELLQQKDSMIDYLKKENEELKNLLKK